The Methanothrix soehngenii GP6 genome has a window encoding:
- a CDS encoding DUF1646 family protein, producing MRRMFSIWAEGSFLKGTSLKALLTAIVAVLGLFAWTISPVLAFLALFGAVGLLPIERRVRTSLAIIGCISIVIGAALATMDFPLSQIAALKLMGSPVQAAVSGGL from the coding sequence ATGCGAAGGATGTTTTCAATTTGGGCCGAGGGCTCTTTTTTAAAGGGGACTTCTCTCAAAGCGTTGCTCACTGCAATCGTAGCTGTGCTAGGGCTCTTTGCATGGACCATTTCACCCGTATTGGCATTCTTGGCACTATTTGGTGCAGTCGGACTCCTGCCCATTGAACGCAGGGTGCGCACAAGCTTAGCAATAATCGGATGCATTTCAATAGTTATAGGCGCAGCCCTGGCAACGATGGATTTTCCTCTCTCCCAGATAGCCGCGCTCAAGCTGATGGGCTCGCCAGTTCAAGCGGCCGTCTCCGGGGGTCTTTGA
- a CDS encoding RNA-guided endonuclease InsQ/TnpB family protein: protein MTEQVLTVRCKLSPTDSQAEEMEDTLKAFADACNWINQNTPAKLRNKVRIQGIVYQDVRAKFGLSANLAIRAINRVASNHKTAMKDHSSVKNFEPTSIDYDTRIFAFREKDEEISVTLLRSRQRIKLVLGDYQRTRLKDSKPTSATLCKKGSEYYINIQVKSEAPEQIHVDTVLGVDLGITDIAVTSEGQKFGGKTIKLIKNHYASMRAVLQQKAVKGTRSSRRRCRELQQRLSGKEARYQRQINHEISKAIVTRAQEIPAKIALEDLTGIREGVNQKAGKNHRRRVNGWAFYQLKEFLSYKALAAGVPLVLVDPAYTSQTCHQCGEHGIRNGKSFKCPVCGWSGDADFNGAKNIAFLGRYVDRPGGSEGLPSIKAVLSGLLKAPVFRPE, encoded by the coding sequence ATGACTGAGCAGGTGTTAACCGTCCGATGCAAGTTAAGTCCAACAGACTCCCAGGCCGAAGAGATGGAGGATACTCTGAAAGCCTTTGCGGATGCCTGCAATTGGATAAACCAGAATACGCCTGCTAAGCTCAGAAATAAGGTCCGTATTCAGGGCATTGTATACCAAGATGTTCGAGCTAAGTTTGGTCTTTCTGCCAATCTGGCAATCAGGGCTATCAATCGCGTTGCATCTAACCACAAGACTGCCATGAAGGATCATTCATCAGTTAAGAACTTTGAACCAACCAGTATAGATTATGATACTAGGATCTTTGCTTTCAGAGAGAAAGACGAAGAAATCAGCGTGACTCTTCTTAGATCGAGACAACGAATCAAGTTGGTTCTAGGCGACTATCAGCGAACCAGACTCAAGGATTCTAAACCGACAAGCGCAACGCTTTGTAAGAAAGGATCTGAATACTATATCAACATCCAGGTTAAAAGCGAAGCACCGGAGCAGATACATGTTGATACGGTCCTTGGTGTCGATCTTGGTATAACTGATATAGCTGTGACCTCCGAAGGCCAGAAGTTTGGCGGAAAGACTATCAAGCTAATCAAGAATCATTATGCGTCTATGCGTGCTGTTCTTCAACAGAAAGCCGTGAAAGGTACAAGGAGTTCAAGGCGAAGATGCCGAGAGCTTCAGCAACGACTATCAGGCAAAGAAGCACGCTACCAACGGCAGATCAACCACGAAATCAGCAAAGCCATTGTGACCAGAGCCCAGGAGATTCCTGCAAAGATAGCTCTGGAAGATCTAACCGGAATTAGAGAAGGCGTCAACCAGAAAGCAGGAAAAAACCATAGACGAAGAGTCAATGGTTGGGCCTTCTACCAGCTTAAGGAGTTCCTTAGCTATAAGGCTCTCGCGGCTGGTGTTCCTCTGGTTCTGGTGGACCCCGCATACACCAGCCAGACGTGCCATCAGTGCGGTGAGCATGGAATCAGGAACGGCAAGAGCTTCAAGTGTCCTGTGTGTGGCTGGTCGGGCGATGCTGATTTCAATGGTGCTAAGAATATAGCTTTCTTGGGCCGCTATGTAGACCGGCCTGGAGGCTCGGAAGGACTTCCAAGCATCAAGGCAGTCCTTTCAGGGCTACTGAAAGCTCCGGTCTTTAGGCCGGAGTAG
- a CDS encoding Na(+)/H(+) antiporter subunit D has product MIGWLHPGFILIIGALLIPLFKGKWKQAYLIIPPLAALIDVILMYTGVFGEIPFSSWHLPFLGYDLVFGRVDKLSFLFALAFSLASVPVMIYSLHVKSSSEHMCQLVYAGSALGVVFAGDLITLYFFWEIMSVASMLVIWHGATENAHSAGFRYIMWHIAGGIILLAGIVIYIASTGSITFDAIGWNSGSTYLAAMLIFLGFIINAGVPPLHAWLPDAYPESTVTGSVYLSIFTTKSAVYVLARGFTGFGPLMWLGAIMVIYPIFYAVLENNLRRVLSYSLINQVGFMLCGIGMGTALSLNGATSHAFAHIIYKSLLFMSVGSVLFRTGTAKITDLGGLYKTMPLTTIFCLVGAASISAFPLFSGFVTKAMVVQASAFGGLAIVYVLLQLASAGVFEHAGIKVPFFTFFGQDSGLRVKDPPLNMLFGMGIMAFLCIFIGLYPYPLYQLLPYPVDFDAYTAPHVIESLQLLLFASFAFFLLITSGIYPPEGRTISLDTDWPLRLAGGKFIWFVKGPLTSFSNWMDGNVKRIAADFSLLGGEKEERVFIGVSVMLALLFLAFYLIVELLYQWIFS; this is encoded by the coding sequence ATGATCGGCTGGTTGCATCCTGGATTTATACTGATCATAGGAGCGTTGCTCATACCGCTCTTCAAAGGTAAGTGGAAGCAGGCATATTTAATTATTCCTCCCTTAGCAGCGCTAATAGACGTAATACTCATGTATACGGGAGTGTTTGGAGAAATTCCCTTCTCTTCATGGCATCTGCCATTCTTGGGATACGATCTCGTCTTCGGAAGAGTGGATAAACTGAGCTTTCTATTCGCATTGGCATTTAGCCTGGCCTCCGTCCCGGTCATGATCTATTCGCTTCATGTAAAAAGTAGCAGCGAACATATGTGCCAGCTAGTATATGCGGGAAGTGCGCTGGGAGTAGTCTTTGCCGGTGACTTAATAACCTTATATTTCTTCTGGGAGATAATGTCGGTCGCGTCCATGCTCGTTATCTGGCATGGTGCGACGGAGAACGCGCATAGTGCCGGGTTTAGATATATCATGTGGCACATTGCTGGAGGCATAATCCTTCTGGCAGGAATTGTCATATATATAGCCAGCACTGGCTCAATAACCTTTGATGCCATTGGCTGGAATTCGGGCAGTACTTATCTGGCTGCTATGTTAATCTTCTTAGGGTTTATTATAAATGCTGGCGTTCCTCCGCTGCATGCCTGGCTACCTGATGCTTATCCCGAGTCAACTGTTACGGGATCTGTATATTTGAGCATCTTTACAACCAAGTCCGCCGTGTATGTTTTAGCGAGGGGTTTCACTGGTTTTGGGCCTTTGATGTGGCTGGGGGCAATTATGGTTATATATCCTATATTTTATGCCGTCCTGGAGAATAACTTGAGGAGGGTTCTCTCCTATAGCCTCATCAACCAGGTGGGTTTCATGCTATGCGGCATAGGAATGGGCACAGCTCTTTCCCTCAATGGCGCGACTTCTCACGCTTTTGCCCATATCATCTATAAGTCACTGCTCTTTATGAGCGTGGGAAGCGTGCTTTTTAGGACGGGAACTGCAAAGATCACCGACCTTGGCGGATTATATAAGACCATGCCGTTAACTACCATTTTCTGTTTAGTGGGAGCGGCATCAATTTCGGCATTTCCTCTTTTTTCCGGTTTTGTGACCAAAGCCATGGTCGTTCAAGCATCTGCATTTGGGGGTCTGGCAATAGTCTATGTTCTCTTGCAGCTTGCCTCTGCAGGCGTTTTCGAACATGCAGGCATAAAGGTTCCATTCTTCACCTTCTTTGGCCAAGACTCAGGCCTGCGGGTAAAGGATCCACCACTCAATATGCTATTCGGCATGGGGATAATGGCATTCTTATGCATCTTCATAGGCCTGTATCCGTATCCACTATACCAGCTTCTCCCCTACCCTGTTGATTTCGATGCGTACACAGCGCCCCATGTTATAGAATCACTTCAACTGCTGTTATTCGCTTCATTTGCGTTCTTCCTTCTCATAACCTCAGGAATATATCCTCCAGAGGGGAGGACGATTAGTCTCGATACAGACTGGCCTTTGAGACTTGCTGGGGGGAAGTTCATATGGTTCGTAAAGGGGCCTTTAACGAGCTTCTCAAACTGGATGGACGGCAATGTCAAGAGGATAGCGGCTGATTTCTCTCTATTAGGAGGAGAAAAGGAAGAGAGAGTGTTTATTGGAGTATCTGTGATGCTGGCGCTCTTATTCCTGGCGTTCTACTTGATCGTGGAGTTGCTATACCAGTGGATTTTCTCTTAG